A single Candidatus Deferrimicrobiaceae bacterium DNA region contains:
- a CDS encoding tetratricopeptide repeat protein, whose translation MAFAVLCIASCSNSPRELMAKHMKRGDDYVAKEKFREAVIEFKNAAKADPNNGKVHWKLAQSLMATKDYRGAYLELQKTVELDPANFEAKGKLAELYVASGQIKEARLLADNIVASQPAAPEGYILLSGLALKEGKIDVATAHMKKASELAPRNIRPLLSLGNLALVRKDTKSATEWYDKAAAAAPSSPEPLIARGNLHFATGDGIEGEKEYRKAIALSKDKESVRLALSEHFLFQDNLPAAEKELNALIKESNSQRARKALAGIKIEMGKATEAKPVIEAILKENAKDLEGKYLKGRLALLEKKPDDAKALFTEVIKQDATNSKAHLYNGMVDIMQGRVDSGRKEVEEAVKSDPRDIRAHLVLGDLYLKTNNPEGAEKEAVEILKLNQASAPAAIIYGDSFLMRKEWKKAEQVYGALIKQIPKSPTGYMKMGFSRKLQGKPKEAAGYFSQAVALNPKDLGAVTEYVFALGAAKETDKAEKVLQEAVSKDPKNPLVRTLEGKFQAAARKPPEAEAAFLKAIDLAPDFATPYYELGMLYMSQNKLPEAEARFRKAVEKNDKSVGAHTILGVVLNSRNKIDEANTQYRRALALSPKNPLAANNLAANLADHGGNLDEALKFAQIARESAPEDPNVGDTLGWIYYRKGLYDSALPIISESAKRAAGNPSIRYHYGMILAKLGKGKEAVSELKAALGIDAKFPGNEDARKTLNGLR comes from the coding sequence ATGGCCTTCGCGGTCCTGTGCATCGCATCCTGCTCGAATTCCCCCCGGGAGCTCATGGCGAAGCATATGAAGCGGGGCGACGATTACGTTGCCAAGGAAAAATTCCGGGAAGCCGTGATCGAATTCAAGAATGCCGCAAAAGCCGATCCGAACAACGGGAAGGTCCACTGGAAGCTGGCCCAGTCGCTGATGGCCACCAAGGATTACCGCGGTGCCTACCTCGAGCTTCAGAAGACCGTCGAGCTCGATCCCGCCAACTTCGAGGCCAAGGGGAAGCTGGCCGAGCTCTATGTCGCCTCCGGACAGATCAAGGAGGCGCGCCTCCTCGCCGACAACATCGTCGCGAGCCAACCTGCTGCGCCGGAAGGGTACATCCTGCTCTCCGGTCTCGCCCTCAAGGAGGGCAAGATCGACGTCGCCACCGCACACATGAAGAAGGCCTCAGAGCTCGCCCCCCGGAACATTCGGCCGCTGCTGTCTCTCGGAAACCTGGCGCTGGTCCGGAAAGACACGAAATCCGCGACCGAATGGTACGACAAGGCCGCCGCCGCGGCGCCATCCTCCCCCGAACCGCTCATCGCGCGGGGAAATCTTCATTTCGCGACCGGCGACGGGATCGAAGGAGAGAAGGAATACCGGAAGGCCATCGCGCTCTCGAAAGACAAGGAATCGGTTCGCCTCGCGCTTTCCGAGCATTTTCTTTTCCAGGACAACCTTCCGGCCGCCGAGAAGGAACTCAACGCGCTGATCAAGGAAAGCAATTCCCAAAGGGCGCGCAAGGCGCTGGCCGGGATCAAGATCGAGATGGGCAAGGCAACCGAAGCCAAGCCCGTGATCGAGGCCATCCTCAAGGAAAACGCCAAAGACCTCGAGGGGAAGTATCTCAAGGGGCGGCTCGCACTTCTCGAGAAGAAACCCGATGACGCCAAGGCGCTCTTCACCGAGGTCATCAAGCAGGACGCGACGAATTCGAAGGCGCATCTTTACAACGGGATGGTCGACATCATGCAGGGACGCGTCGACTCGGGCCGCAAGGAGGTCGAGGAAGCCGTCAAATCCGATCCGCGCGACATCCGGGCGCATCTCGTCCTTGGCGACCTTTACCTAAAAACGAACAACCCCGAAGGCGCCGAAAAGGAAGCCGTCGAGATCCTAAAGCTCAACCAGGCCAGCGCCCCCGCCGCCATCATCTACGGCGATTCCTTCCTGATGCGAAAGGAATGGAAAAAGGCTGAGCAGGTCTACGGCGCGCTCATCAAACAAATCCCGAAATCGCCCACCGGCTACATGAAGATGGGGTTTTCCCGCAAGCTGCAGGGCAAGCCGAAGGAGGCCGCCGGATACTTCTCGCAGGCGGTTGCGCTCAATCCCAAGGATCTGGGCGCGGTCACCGAGTACGTCTTCGCGTTGGGCGCTGCGAAAGAAACCGACAAGGCCGAAAAGGTATTGCAGGAAGCCGTGTCTAAAGACCCGAAGAATCCGCTGGTCCGGACGCTCGAAGGCAAGTTCCAGGCGGCCGCCCGCAAGCCACCCGAGGCCGAAGCCGCGTTCCTGAAGGCGATCGACCTCGCACCCGATTTCGCCACGCCGTATTACGAACTCGGCATGTTGTACATGAGCCAGAACAAGCTTCCCGAGGCCGAGGCCCGCTTCCGGAAAGCGGTCGAAAAGAATGACAAGAGCGTCGGCGCTCATACGATCCTCGGCGTCGTTCTCAATTCCCGGAACAAGATCGACGAGGCCAACACGCAATATCGCCGCGCACTGGCGCTCTCCCCGAAGAACCCCCTGGCCGCGAACAACCTGGCGGCGAACCTGGCCGACCATGGCGGCAACCTCGACGAGGCGCTCAAATTCGCCCAGATCGCGCGCGAATCCGCCCCCGAAGACCCCAACGTCGGCGACACCCTTGGCTGGATCTACTATCGCAAGGGACTCTACGATTCCGCGCTCCCCATCATTTCCGAGTCGGCGAAACGGGCGGCCGGCAACCCCTCGATTCGTTATCACTACGGGATGATCCTCGCCAAGTTGGGAAAGGGGAAGGAAGCGGTTTCCGAACTGAAGGCGGCATTGGGCATTGATGCGAAGTTCCCGGGCAACGAGGACGCACGAAAGACACTCAACGGGTTGCGATAA